The following are encoded together in the Streptomyces sp. NBC_00341 genome:
- a CDS encoding ATP-binding cassette domain-containing protein has protein sequence MPPTTRTPPAPAAMIEAHGLTKSYGTCAPPVLDGIDLRVERATVFALLGPNGAGKTTAVRILATLTTADSGTARVAGYDVVAERGRVRRAISLTGQNAAVDETQTGEENLRMMARLTGRSRADARHRAAELLERFDLTAAARRTVRTYSGGMRRRLDLAAGLVGSPQPEVFFLDEPTTGLDPRSRQELWQVVRELAAEGATVLLTTQYLEEADRLADRIAVLDRGRKVAEGTADSLKSRVGGHRLDLVMADRTSYLRLTHRAVHHSPATLTLGLPTDGSAAQVRALLDEIDPDRTEVERFTVHSTTLDDVFLALTATDPKTDMKSATAPETGPKTATDPKEAPPTHV, from the coding sequence TGCCACCAACCACACGCACACCACCAGCCCCGGCCGCCATGATCGAGGCCCACGGCCTGACGAAGTCGTACGGAACATGCGCACCGCCCGTCCTGGACGGCATCGACCTGCGCGTCGAGCGCGCCACCGTCTTCGCGCTCCTCGGCCCGAACGGTGCGGGCAAGACCACCGCCGTACGCATCCTGGCCACGCTCACCACCGCCGACAGCGGCACGGCCCGCGTCGCCGGGTACGACGTCGTGGCCGAGCGCGGCCGGGTCCGCCGCGCGATCAGCCTCACCGGGCAGAACGCCGCCGTCGACGAGACGCAGACCGGCGAGGAGAACCTGCGCATGATGGCCAGGCTCACCGGCCGCTCCCGGGCGGACGCGCGCCACCGGGCCGCCGAGCTCCTCGAACGCTTCGACCTCACCGCAGCGGCCCGCCGCACCGTCCGCACGTACTCCGGCGGCATGCGGCGCAGGCTCGACCTGGCAGCCGGCCTGGTCGGCAGCCCGCAGCCGGAGGTCTTCTTCCTGGACGAGCCGACGACCGGCCTCGACCCGCGCAGCCGCCAGGAGCTCTGGCAGGTGGTCCGCGAACTCGCCGCCGAGGGCGCCACGGTGCTGCTCACCACCCAGTACCTGGAGGAGGCCGACCGGCTGGCCGACCGGATCGCCGTCCTGGACCGGGGCCGGAAGGTCGCCGAGGGCACGGCGGACTCGCTGAAGTCACGCGTCGGCGGACACCGCCTCGACCTGGTCATGGCCGACCGCACGAGCTACCTCCGGCTCACCCACCGCGCCGTGCACCACTCCCCCGCGACCCTCACCCTCGGGCTCCCCACGGACGGCTCGGCGGCCCAGGTGCGGGCACTGCTCGACGAGATCGACCCGGACCGCACGGAGGTCGAGCGGTTCACCGTGCACAGCACCACGCTCGACGACGTCTTCCTGGCCCTGACCGCGACGGACCCGAAGACGGACATGAAATCCGCGACGGCCCCGGAGACGGGCCCGAAGACCGCGACGGACCCGAAGGAGGCACCGCCCACCCATGTCTGA